Genomic DNA from Triticum dicoccoides isolate Atlit2015 ecotype Zavitan chromosome 4B, WEW_v2.0, whole genome shotgun sequence:
TAAAGCCTGGTTCGATTCGGCTTCGCAAGATAGTGTGGTAAATTGGATTGTCCTTGGGGCCGAGAATGTATGGGGCAACAACGCAGGCCCACCAATCTCTAAAGGTCAACCTCGCCAAAAATGTTGATCTCCCTCTTCttccattttctttttctttagttGCGGGAAAACCCAAATTAAAACTTCATATGTCACACTTATGTAGGTTTAAACAAAATAATACCAGCTCAATTTCAGTAGATGCATCTATCATGGAATGCTTTTATAATATATTTATCTGGTATTATAGGTGTTGATATTTTTCCCTATAAACTTAAACTTATTTTTCTTTTGACTTGGACAAAACTAATATTCCTTATATTTCGAGGAAGGAGTAGTATACTCCATGGAGTAATTACCAGCCGTCTGGAAGCAGCAGAGGCTTTCTCATCGAAGAGGCGTGCATTCCTGTGTTAGGGCATTATGAATTTGCCTTGGAAGGGCATTATGGAAGCAGCAGAGGCTTTCTCATCACATGCCAAGAACCTAACACAAAAGAAGttgaagaagggcaagaaagcaACCGTGGAGGCTCAAGTTACTGATGTTTAGGTGTCCTAGTAGTTCTAGTGGCCCTTGCGTCCGACGCTCGGCCTGGGAGGTCTTCCGTCCCAAGATGTATCGCCTTCTACTTTCCGCTTTCCGTTTTAGTCTCCGGATGCCACGCATCGCTGCGGCTCGAGGCCGCCTACCGTCTCACCCTTGGGGCGCTTCATGTTCGTCTGCAATCTCCTACAACATGTGTGTTTGCGTCTACCGTCCATCCACCGGCTGCTTAGCTTTGAGAAGTTGCTCCTGCCGTGATCACACAAAGTTTCCCTAATGGCACAACCTAACGTCAACATCATATGTTGGAACGTTCGAGGCCTCAACTCGCGTGCCCGCCGGGATGCCGTTCGGTACATCGTCCGGGACTCTCATGCCTGCATTGTCTGCCTCCAAGAGACTAAACTCCAGGCTGTTGACGATGCCATCATCCGCGAGATGCTCGGCCCGTGTTTCGTCGCAAACTACTATATCCTCCCGGCCGTCGGCACCCGCGGGGGTTTGATTCTGGCCGCGTCGGaccgcttcttcaccctctccgacTTCCATGCGACTCCGGGCTCCATCTCCGCCACCATTACCATGCTCAATGAGCACACTTCATGGACTATCACGGGCGTCTATGGCCCGCAGGGTGAGCAGGACAGGTTGGCCTTCATTGAGGAGCTTAGGACTCTCAAGACCGTGGCAAGAAGCGAGTGGCTCCTTTGGGGGGATTTCAACCTCATCACTAAAGCGGCGGATAAGAGCAACGCCAACATCAATCGCCGCCTGGTGGGCAAGTTTCGTGGGGCTCTTGATTTCTTGCAACTAAAGGAGCTTCACCTGGGCGGGCGCCGTTTCACCTGGTCCAATGCGCAGGCCAACCCGGTCCTTACCAAGATTGACCACGTGTTCCACTCCGACGATTGGGACATGCTCTTTCCCAATGCGCATCTTCAGGCTATCACTACAGCTTGCTCGGATCATGCTCTGTTATACCTTCAGGGGTGCGTTGACACCTTGAGAAAATCTTCCTTTAAATTCGAGGAATTCTGGCTTCGTCTCCCGGGCTTCAAGGACACCATCGCCTTGGCATGGAACAAGCTTGTCCAGGCCCGTGATGCCATCCGCAAGATTCATATCAAGCTTTGTCGGACCGCGAAGGCCTTGCGCAAGTGGCAAAAGGAAAAAGTTGGGATGCTTGGCTCCCAGATCGCAGTTGCCAAGGAGATCATCTGGCGCCTGGATGTTGCTGGGGAGGGAAGACCGCTCTCGGATTCTGAGAGGGATTTGCGTAAACAGCTAAAGGCGTCGTACCTGGGGCTACTAGCCATTCAGAAAATCAAGCTGAGACAGCGCTCTAGGCTAAACAGGATCCGCCTGGGGGATGCCACCACTAAGCTTTTCCATGCTCGTGCGAACGGATGTAGGCGTAAGAACTTCATTCAGACGATCACGACCACCTCGGAGCTGGCAATTACCAGACAGGACAAGGAGTGGGCCCTTCTAGACCACTTCCAGGCTAATATTGGCACGCCTGCCCGGCGCACCAAGTCCATTGTCTGGGAGAATATCGGGATGCATCGCCACGACCTATCGGCTCTAGACGATCCGTTCGACGAGGCGGAGATCAAGGAGGCGGTATTCTCCTTACCTTCGGTCAGGGCCCCGGGCCCTGATGGTTTCATTGGTGCCTTCTTCAAATCATGTTGGGAGATCATCAAAGCGGATGTCGTGGCTGCGGTGATGCAGCTCGcgaacctgcaaggcacctgcgcTGGCCTGGTAAATTCAGCCAACATTATTCTCCTCCCGAAAAAAGTCGGCGCATCATCGATTGGTGACTATCGCCCTATCAGCTTGATACACAGCATCTCCAAAATCTTCTCCAAGTTGTTGGCTAACCGGCTAGCCCCTCTGCTTCCGTCGCTGGTTTCCAAGAGCCAGAGTGCCTTTGTGCAGAAACGGTGCATCCATGATAATTTCCTACACGTGCAAAACTTGATCAAAGATTTGCACCGCTCTTCAACGCCAGGCCTTTTCCTTAAGCTCGACATCTCCAAGGCTTTCGACTTTGTGGGTTGGGCTTACCTCCTGGAGGTGCTACAACAATTGGGTTTTGGTCAGCGCTGGCGGGACTGGATCTGCATGATCCTCGCTTCATCTTCCTCCAGGGTGTTGTTAAATGGGGAGCGGGAACCCCATTCGCGCATGGAAAAGGCCTTCGCCAGGGCGACCCGGTGTCGCCTATGCTCTTCATTCTGGCCATCGATCCTCTACAACTTATGCTCTGGGCGACTTCCCAGGCTGGGATCCTCAAGCCCACCATGGCGCGACCGGCCTCCTGCAGGGTTTCTCTCTATGCGGACGATGCTGGCATCTTCACTAACCCGGTCAAAGATGAGATCGACGCCATTGCTCGGATCCTTGCCTGTTTTGGGGATGCATCCGGCCTCATCACAAATGTCAGCAAGACCGAGGTGTTTCCCATTCGCTGCCAAGACATTGATCTCCCGGCCATCCTTTCGGCCTTCCCGGCCAAGCTGGCCTCGTTCCCCGGCCGATACCTGGGTCTCCCACTACATACCAGGCGACTCAGAAGGGTTGACCCCCAACCTCTTCTGGACAAGGCAATGGGTAGGTTGCCGGGCTGGAAGGGGAAGAATCTGGCGCGTCCGGGCAGGGTCTCCCTTGCAAAGTCCGTGTTGTGCGCCATCGCAAATCATCACCTCACTGCGCTCTCGCTCCCCACTTGGGCAATCCAGAAGCTCAGTAAGATCACTCGTAACTTCATCTGGTGTGGGGAAGACTCAGAAAACGCGTCTGGTGGACACTCTCTGGTCAACTGGAAGACTGTCTGCCGGCCTAAGCCCATGGGGGGCCTGGGAATCACAGACCTCGAGAGATTTGGTCGGGCGCTCCAACTTCGCTGGCCTTGGCTTATGTGGACTGATCCTGACCGCCAATGGGTCGGCTCTGCGGTGCCCTGTGATGAGACGGATATGGCACTCTTCAGGGCTTCTACCACCATCTCCTTGGGCAATGGGAGAAAATCCTTATTCTGGCTCGACGACTGGACAGGACGGGCCCCTCTGTCCCGGGCCTTCCCGGAGCTGTACAAAATTGCCACCAGGAAGCGAAGATCTGTGATGAAGGAGCTCCACGAGGAGAACTGGATCAGATCGGTTGCCTGTCTTTCATCGCCTACCCACCTGCAGGAGTTCATTGCCCTCGCTTCAGTCATCACTCAGGTGGCGTTGAACCCGGACTAGGAGGACTGCATCACTTGGCGATGGACCCCCAATGGCATATACTCTGCTGCCTCGGCCTACGCGGCCCAGTTCTCTGGATCCTATCCCAGGTTCTCCCCGGCCAAGATTTGGGAGGCACATGCTGAGCCAAAATGTAAGTTCTTCGCCTGGCTTGTGCTCCACGGGAAGATCCTCACGGCCGACATGCTAGCCGTTCGTGGCTGGCGGCACGACCCTTGTTGTTCCCTTTGCCTTCGAGCTCCGGAGACGGCCACTCATCTCTGCAAGGACTACCCGTTTGCCGCCGCAGTTTGGTCTCACGTCCAGGTCTGGACGGGAGAGGACTCTGGGGCTACGCCCACGTTGCCCCCTTCTATGGGGATTTCGGACTAGTGGGATTCGCTCACCACCAATCTGCCCAAGAACGACAGAAGAAGGCAGAGCGGCCGCTTCCTTTACACCATCTGGAACATCTGGAAGGAGCGAAACCGACGCATCTTCAATGGAACTCGCCTCACGCACCTCGAGGTTGTAGCTATTGCCTTCGAAGACATCAAGCAAAGGTCCCGGGCCTTTGGCCGGGCACATGTGGCAACCGGTATTGGCTGATTAGTGCCATCGTGTGGTTTTTTCTAGGGGTTTTTGTCCGGTTTCTCTTCTAAAAACCGGAACACTCTTGTACATaaaccttattcttcttcttatatgaaaaggcagtgctcctgccggttcctcaaaaaaaaattgCCTTGGGAGCGCACACAGGTAGTGGATATAATTTTCTTTTGACAATGTTTGTAGATTAAAAAAAATAGCTACTTAGTTTCAGTTGATGCATCATGAAATGCTTTTATACTATATTTATTTGGTATTATAGATGTTGGTCTATTTTTATAAACTTgattaaaaataaataattttgacTTAGAAAAAAACTAATATTCCTTGTGTTTCGGTTATGAATGAGTAGAGTACTCCAAGGAGTAATTACCAGCGTCTGAGCAGCCGAGCAGGGGCCTTCTCATTGAAGAGATATGCATTCTTGTGTTTAGGGGCATTATGAATTCGCCTTGGGAGCACACACGGACAATGAAAAAAATGTGAAACACAAATAATGGATATATTGATCATGTGGATTGAAGGATGGTAGAATTTTTATGTATAACTAGCTGGCTAAATAAAAATCAAAGTGTTATTGCGGATGCAATCAGGTAATCAACAAACAATGTCATATTTTTCTCAAGAAAAAACAAGTacttcctccgtaaagaaatataagagcatttagatcactactttagtgatctaaacgttcttatttttctttacagagggaggtgCATACGCGCGCTACCACATGCGAGGAAACATTCAAACAACGATATATTATTACTATGTTTTCCTGTTCCTACCTTTTAAAATCTTGCCTCAGCCCTAAGAAGTCTCGGGCCACTCCAATTCCTACTTTATAAGTTACAGAAAATGCAACACTAAAGATATTTGTATCCTATATATCACCGGTATAGTCCATTGTCCCCTGATCTTTTGCCATGCATTTCTCGAGCCAGGATGCCATTTTCCAGCTACTTGCATTACGGAAATGACAAGTAATCACTATTTTCAATGAACAGGTATGGAAGAAAAAGAATACAGGAGTCGCCACTAGCAATCAGCTAGTGACTAGGCCAACAAAGAAGACCAACTGGGCACCTTCCGTATGGTGCAAAGGAAGGCATCAGATGGTTCATGATACCAGCTGGAATCCAACACCACCAAGGCAGCAGATGCCATATGCTTCCCAGGTAGCAGGTGATGCCCTTTAAGCCTTTTGACATCCGCTGCATTATACATTAAAATTTTCACGACTTGTTCTATTGCTGCTTATTGTTCTATTGCTGCTTATCTCAGTAAGCGATGGCGAGGAGAATCTGTGATATCTGTCGTTATCTGAAGAAAACACCGGCAGCTGTGGGTCGAGAGTTGGTGGTGGTGGGAGGTTCCTTTGTGCCGGAAGTGGTGGTACCCCATTGAACATGAAATCCTCGCCGCTATAGCTGCAAAAATGTGTGCATAAGTGCAACTATACAACATGTTTAATATGGGCTCACAGTTATCCTTCGGGTGACGAAAGAGTTCTCCTTTATACTTTCCTTTCCATTTATTTGTATGTGTTGGGATTTCTTTGACAGGGGAGTTGATTTTTCCATGTTAGGCATGCTCACCTTTTCCTTTGAAAGTTATCGGTATCATCTTTGCGGGTCACTACAGGAAGGATGCTATCTTCCCTTGGAGTAAGAGACCAGGGACTTGGCACAGCAGGTTCGTTCGAGAAATATCTTCTCCTGATCAACTGAAAGATGCATCCCAACAGCATTAGCAGATGAAAAAAAAAGGAAGTATGAAAAAGCAAATCAATGAAATAGTTGAAAACAAACCATGCGGAAAAACTTGGTCACAGCTTCTTTGTCATATCTTGCTTCTTTGGCAGCCTGCAATCAAAGGTTCGCATGTTATGCAAAAAATAACTGAAACGACAAAGGACGTAAAAAGATGGCTGTTCCATAAAAGAACATGAATTGAATGTAGAGCAAGAGATGAGCAGAAGGTATTCAACAAGGAACCTAACCGAGATGAGACCAGAGTTCCCAGGAAAACTCTCTGTGAGTGGAAGTTCTTCACTACGAGGAAGAAGACCCCGCTTTTCAATCCATTGACGAGCAAGATTAACAATACTTCCGCTTCTGATTCGAGTGCCATCGCTTGGAACAATATCCACTTTGTTAGCAATTACAAGGTAAGGCACTGGAAGTCCTCCTGGTCCACCAGATCCAAGTATGGCTGAAAAGGTGCCTGTTTCGGCAACTTCAACTGCCCATTTATTCAAATTTGTCTTGGTCTTCCTCTGGGAGAGGTCATAAACAAAAATGACACCTGACAGACAACGTTGGGAACAGTGAATGTTGTATTTGAAAAGAAATAACAACTGATGTAATAAGTATTTCTTTATGGATCTAAAGAAGGACGAGTGTTTCTAAGAGGTTTCATCAGCTGAACTAAGTGGAGCAAGAACAACAAATACAAAAGAGCTGTTACAATCTCAGGATTTAGGCATTAGCGGCTGCAAATATAAAAATAAATCCTTCCCTTGAAGCATTTTTGGGTCAAATAACAACTAAAATAGATCAGCTTGCTCATACAGTACAAAACTACTAAAGATAGGCCGTGCTGGGCACAAAGATGCAGAGAGCAGCAACACGCTGGTAATTAAGAGAAAAACATCGTTTACCATTGATTTGTGTATAGAAGATCGAACGACAAGCTTTGTAGCGGTCATGTCCTGAGACATCCCAAAGCTCAACAAAGAAATTTCTTTCAGAATCATTACTGATGTTATTAGAAGACCCCCCTGCACTTCCACAAGTAACATGCTGAAATAATAACAGTGACAATGTAAGTGGATTAAATAAATGCAAATGGTACAAGCTGGGAAAGCATAGAGCGAGAACACCTACTTTAATGCCCACCGCACAACCTACTGTCTGAGCTGGTCGAGCAATAGCAGAGCCTTCTAAGATGAGATGCACCAGCGAAGATTTACCGACACCTGAGAGAGAAATAAGGAAATTTAATGCAACTGAAGAACCATATTCAGAAGAGTACAACAGCATGCAATTATGGTGTGGTTTTTCGACAACCGATTTTCAGACGCATACAAAAAAGTTCAGCCACTATTGGTGTAACAGAGTAACTTGTATGGGCAGTTGAGCACAGTTAAGAAAATACAGTAGAAGGTTGCGTTGAATATATTTTTTTCTATATTTCTAAGGATGGCGGATGCAATATGGAGCTTATAACAAATAAATAACTGGGTTCCACGCATGGTCCTAGTCCAGATTTTACTTGGCATTGCTTCATGTTGTAGTCCAGATCATGGCGTGACGCATAGCAGGACAACATCACAAATTGCAGACACCACAAACTTGTTTCAGAAAAAGAGAGAAAATCCTTGTATACCACTGAATACGGCTATAGTCCGTAATTGCCACAGCAAAACTCCCTATTGCAGTTATGTCCCCTCTAAGACCCAAATATTAAGTGCATTGAGGCATATGTGAAACGAAGGTTTCACTTGGTGATCTTTCAGTCAGATTTTTTTGCGCACACCCAAAGGATTTTCTAAAATTGATTGGCGTGCTTACTGAATGAGTTTGTACATACAAAAAGTAAACAAATGTAGTAGTACAAGGGCAAAAAGACGAGTGTCTCCCACTCCATTTGGCTTCCCAATCACCCACATCCAAGCAGGAAAAGTTCAGAAAGATGGACCATTGTCCCCAAGCCAACTCACAACACCTCCTTTCTGTACTCGATTTGTTCACCATGTGTGATCCGAGGACGAAGGTGGAAGTGGAACCGGACAGTGACAAATAGGCTCTCAATAGGCAATTCACGATCATCAGTGACACATGCCTATTCTACGTTCTCCCAATCTCGCGCCATTCGCCAACCACCAGAGGTTCAGGGAGTCACAGACGGGACGGGAGGCACGGGGAGGAGAGGACGGACCTGAATCGCCGACGACGAGGACGCGCACCTGGCCAAAGGGGCCGACGCCGCTCTGCTCccggccgctgctgctgctgctccgggcgCTGCTGTCCTTCCAGAACATGGCCGGCGGTCAGGCGACGCCCGGCACGGCCGCGCCCTCGACGAGACCAGATCACGAGAGCGGTAGGCGCGATTCGAACCGCCGGGCAGGAGACGGAAGGAATCTCAGGCGAGGAGGGCTGGAGCACCAGCCGCGAAGGAGCATTCCAGTTTTCAGGGGGATCGTGGCGGGTGCGAACGGGATGGCCTGACGCTGACGGGAGAGTTGCGCTGCGTTTGGCGTGCGTGTCGGTCGATGCTctgctcttctcttctcttctcttcctttTTTATCGGTTGGTGGATTGTGATGGCGATGTGAATTTTCGGCTCTTTCGTTTGATCCAAGGCGACTACAAGTACACAGTTCACGCCTGGGATTGACCTTGGATTAAAGAATGCACGCTTGGCCGTGTAGCACATGACGCCGTACAGTAAGTCAACATCTGAGATCTCCTGCAAGTCAGATTGGGAGCATCTGATTCTGATCTGATACTGGGAGCTCGGGATTTTTCTTTCCTTTGACACGGGATTTGCTGCGCGTCTCGGCCAAACGCGCACTGATTGATGTTAGGCTCGCCTGCATCACACACACGCACCGCGTCGGCGAGCATGCAACTTGCTCTACTGACCGAGGAAATACTAGAAGCGAGCCAAACAGTAGTAGGCAGTTGGACTGCGCAGAAATAACGAACATGGCCAAAAACACATGACCCAACCACTCAGAGGTAATTCTGACGTTTTACATGTTGCTCTACTATACTAGCTCCGTaactaaatataagatgtttttgcagttcaatttaaacttcaaaaacgtCTTATAGTACTTAGTTACAGAGGTAGTAGTTCCTAAAGATCTCTACCAAGACCCCTCGAAAGAAAGAAAATCTCTCTACCAAACTAGATTACATCTGATATGAGCTAGATCAGCATGGTTGTACTTTTACCATTCTTCTatctcatcttcatcttcttcacagTTATTCCCTTCAGCATCAAGCATGTCAATGGAGTTTGGGCCACCTGCGACGTCGTGGCGTGAGGGGTTATTTCTGGCCATATCATTGTGGGGGCTTATCCATCTCTCGAAAGGCCTGAAGTCAGTGACCACGTCGGAGAAGTTGCGAGAACCAGACGTGCTAGACGAATCAAATCTTTCTTTAAGAATCAGACCCTGCATTGTTGTTTCCAACAAAACGAAATTACAGATCATCAGATGCCAGCTGACAAACATGAATAGAATGAAAATGGAAAACTGATCAGCACCACACTCATCTAAGTACAGCTATGAACTTTCATCAGCACGGTACAACATTAAAGTAAAATGAGATTTATATTTTCAAATGAAGAGCACCTGAATGTCTCAAGAGCCTAGAACGAAATTTTATACATGGTGACTTCAATCAAAAAGAAGAAAAATGTGATATCAGCATATAGTGACGCTCACGATGTATTTTTATTACAGAAGACAACGTGCACAAAGATGGATACATAACTCATTTTTCAAGATCAAGTTAAATGCATGAAAGGTAGCATGGTGTCAAATTACCTTTGTGGATCGAAATGTACGCTCAATTTGCCAGACCTTAGGGCTGCGTATTGTATGCCATCTGCTTAGGTCAAATCAGAGGAAAAAATATTAGCCCAGGATCCTTAAAAGAATTGTGTTGATAAGCAGGTACCTTGAGGGTGAGGGATGTGCATTTCCAAAAAGAACTCCTCGTGCTGCAACAGAGGCAGCAATAAGTTGTGACATGTTTTCTAACTCATTTGATTCATTTACAGTCCAACGAGCCGATGCGATTGGACTGCCAGCAAGAAGGCAGTCTGCCTCACTCAAATATGACATCACAACCCATGCATCATCAACAGCATCATCGTCGATGAAATCAACAACTGAAAAACATCAATACCAATTCATTAATAAATAAAAAATAGTGAGAACATACTGTCAATAGCTGAGCACACTATTTCCTAGAGAGAAGCTAGAGTCAGGGTACAAAACTAGAATTTAGAGCCTGTTTGGGACTACTCTGCTCCTTCAAATTCAGCTCCGCTCCAGAAAACACAAGCCAAACGGCGTAGCTCCACAATATGCCGCTCCGCAAAAAAACTAGAATCTGGTGTACAACTCCCAGTTTTTTATGAAGCTCTTCAAGGGGTGCTCCAAAAAACTCTAGAAGCTGGAGTTGGGTggaaattacccaccactgccaccagtaagtggatacCCCTTCGTTTCTCCCCCCTCAACCAATCAAACAGATTCTTTCCaccaaatatctcattcttgaagcTGGAGCTAGATGGCAGCCAAACATTCTCCTTGATAGTACTACAACTTCTAGATGAAACTGCTCCAAAGTAAATTTAGTGGAGCGAAACCGATTTTTGTGAAGCGGAGCAGTCCCAAACACGCCCTTAGTCCTATTAGAATATACCAATTATATGGCTCGTTGATTCATGCTCATGTGACCGGCAATGATGCATGACAGAAGTTAACATTAAATGCAGCATGTTTAGTTAAAGCAGCAACTTGTCTATAGCGCCATACATCCACACAAGTACTTTTGGTAGTTCTAGAATCACTGTTTCACAAATGAGCATGAGATCAACTGACAGCTGTGAGCCTCTGACAAGCATAAATGTGCAGTATACAGTATATCGCGCGAAACCGGATTGATGTTAAAACTATCATAAAACTACAGGTTTAAGGACCAATTTCCCAGAACTAGATATTTAGGGGTCAATTGTATCTCAAAAAACTAAGATGCTCTCGGGTGCACCTATATCGCCACCTGGTCTGGCCATCCGGGCCCATATGTTGCTCTCAAATTCTTGATCATTTCCATGCTGAAAATTGCCATGTTGGATCAGAGGTCAAGTGATTTGGTTTGCTAGATGGAACCAGTCCAGGATTAGTGAGCATGACGTGAGTTTGGGCGGGAATTTAGTAGTTTTGCGGTAGTATTGATCCCTAAATTTGCAGCTTTGTGAAATCAATCCTTATCTCTACAGGTTTATGTTTTCACCTGGTGTTTTCACGAAATTTACTCCATAATACATGACGTTGCCCGACGTACAATCAAGTAAACTCATATGATGTAGCCCGCCAAGTACAATCAAGTAAACTCATATTCAAGAGCGAGCATAAGATAaaaagaacaaaagcaaactcaaaTTCATAATGCTCCTTATATAAGTAGAGCTCTCTACTGTTTACCATTTTCATGTAGAAAGTCAGCAACAGTTCGTACTTTTCCGTGTGCTTGAGAAAGAATCATCTCTGGAACATCCATTTTTAGTGGATTTCTTCTTAGCTGTTCTTTGAGAGAAAATGAATCCAGATCTACAGCACAAATATAACAAAGGTTCAGAGACCAAAAGCTAAGTTATATATAAATGATGAACACCGCTCTCCCACACATGCTGAAAAACACAACCTTCCATCCCATAGTCCAGTAAAAAAAACTGTTAACCCAGACAAAAGGTACAAAGTAGACTGTAGTGGTGTGTAGCCAGTAACCACGATTCATTATAGAAAATGTGGAATTCAAGACATGGAaatcaagtactccctctgtcccaaaataagtgtcgttgatttagtacaactttgtactaagtcAACGGCACTTATTTTGAGACGACAAAGCAAATTAAGGAAAATGAAGGTAATATAAATCAAGCACAAAATCCAACCATGATAAATGCTGCACAAACAGACAGGAATAGCCAAACGAACAAAATATTCTACAAGAAACAATAAAGGTGCATCACTATAGAACTTATATGTTAAAGTTAGATCAGATAGACTGAAAAGGATGTGTGGTCATTGTTCAATAAACGACTGTATAGGTACAAAAGAAACTAGCATAGAaaatgaagtactccctccgttccaaaataagtgttgtgGTTTCAGTTCAaataaaaccacgacacttattttggaacggagggagtagcatataaGATGGAATTCTGTCTAGTTCAAACAAGTCAATTAGAAAAATGTGAATAAATATGTTCCACAAAATAACCTTCAAAAATAAAGAATATATAGACATTTCAATTTAAATCAATATATGCTGTTTTAATTAACCACACCGCGAAATGAAGATCTATTTGAAAAGGAACCAAAGTCAAGAAGAGAATTGTACAGAAGATGGTATAATCATTACGTACCAATGTTGACATCAACATGGGTTTCCCTTTTATTGTGCAGAAACTTCCCTAATGCATGAAATAATGTAAGTGTCTCATCCCTTCCGCATGGAGAATGAATTACAGAGCCGAGGCCATAACAGTCCTGCGCTGGAGCTAGAGTAGCATGACCCTTTAAATCCGACAAAGAAGCACTTATTGCCAATGCAGAATCTAGCCTTCGTGGATTAAGACAATAGTATTGAAGAGACATTATCGCATGTCTGATATCACCTCCACAAGATGTAGCAATTTGATGCACTAATTCTTCAGTTGTGCCAGAGCCTCCTTGTTTGCATATTCTAAGAAGAATTTTTTTCATAGAACTTATGGTTACCGGATTGAAAACAATCTGCATAGATATTAATGGTGCACTATGAGGGACATGCACCGAAATTCAAAAACTTGTTACCATTATGATAATAAAAGCTGCCAAATAAAATCTGCAGTTATAGTTATACTGGGCAAGTGTACCTTATGAGCACCAGCACCTTGAAGCAAGGACTCAAGTTCCTCGGAGTTCCACGTTGCAGTATCATTAGCCTCATTTTTGTGATGGTGAGTAAGTGAAATGACAGTTGGTATTTGAGTAGTTTGAATTAGTCCTGTTAAACATTTCCCTAGTCTTGCAAATGAAGCTTTTCCACTTGTTATAGGGATGTCATCAATCAGAATGATGATTAGCTTTCTTTGGGATCCAATGCT
This window encodes:
- the LOC119291032 gene encoding small GTPase LIP1-like; translation: MFWKDSSARSSSSSGREQSGVGPFGQVRVLVVGDSGVGKSSLVHLILEGSAIARPAQTVGCAVGIKHVTCGSAGGSSNNISNDSERNFFVELWDVSGHDRYKACRSIFYTQINGVIFVYDLSQRKTKTNLNKWAVEVAETGTFSAILGSGGPGGLPVPYLVIANKVDIVPSDGTRIRSGSIVNLARQWIEKRGLLPRSEELPLTESFPGNSGLISAAKEARYDKEAVTKFFRMLIRRRYFSNEPAVPSPWSLTPREDSILPVVTRKDDTDNFQRKSYSGEDFMFNGVPPLPAQRNLPPPPTLDPQLPVFSSDNDRYHRFSSPSLTEISSNRTISSNRTSRENFNV
- the LOC119291033 gene encoding cell cycle checkpoint protein RAD17-like isoform X1; translation: MGKRPPLVILSSSSDDDGGGGRCTASRGPSTRRTRTPATAPPAKQAPSSSRKKPRRGSSGGRGRRRASGTVLSGSLKDEFDMLTEDFSECLNDLGVSGSMRQTEELWIDKYKPLSSGELAVHKKKVEDVKNWLEEKLKAPKGTFGGRSLVLTGQAGVGKSATVKAIAAEIGADLCEWTTPVPTLWAELVHANSELEYVSKLEEFENFVNKIRKYSLLSPTSIGSQRKLIIILIDDIPITSGKASFARLGKCLTGLIQTTQIPTVISLTHHHKNEANDTATWNSEELESLLQGAGAHKIVFNPVTISSMKKILLRICKQGGSGTTEELVHQIATSCGGDIRHAIMSLQYYCLNPRRLDSALAISASLSDLKGHATLAPAQDCYGLGSVIHSPCGRDETLTLFHALGKFLHNKRETHVDVNIDLDSFSLKEQLRRNPLKMDVPEMILSQAHGKVRTVADFLHENVVDFIDDDAVDDAWVVMSYLSEADCLLAGSPIASARWTVNESNELENMSQLIAASVAARGVLFGNAHPSPSRWHTIRSPKVWQIERTFRSTKGLILKERFDSSSTSGSRNFSDVVTDFRPFERWISPHNDMARNNPSRHDVAGGPNSIDMLDAEGNNCEEDEDEIEEW
- the LOC119291033 gene encoding cell cycle checkpoint protein RAD17-like isoform X2, giving the protein MGKRPPLVILSSSSDDDGGGGRCTASRGPSTRRTRTPATAPPAKQAPSSSRKKPRRGSSGGRGRRRASGTVLSGSLKAGSMRQTEELWIDKYKPLSSGELAVHKKKVEDVKNWLEEKLKAPKGTFGGRSLVLTGQAGVGKSATVKAIAAEIGADLCEWTTPVPTLWAELVHANSELEYVSKLEEFENFVNKIRKYSLLSPTSIGSQRKLIIILIDDIPITSGKASFARLGKCLTGLIQTTQIPTVISLTHHHKNEANDTATWNSEELESLLQGAGAHKIVFNPVTISSMKKILLRICKQGGSGTTEELVHQIATSCGGDIRHAIMSLQYYCLNPRRLDSALAISASLSDLKGHATLAPAQDCYGLGSVIHSPCGRDETLTLFHALGKFLHNKRETHVDVNIDLDSFSLKEQLRRNPLKMDVPEMILSQAHGKVRTVADFLHENVVDFIDDDAVDDAWVVMSYLSEADCLLAGSPIASARWTVNESNELENMSQLIAASVAARGVLFGNAHPSPSRWHTIRSPKVWQIERTFRSTKGLILKERFDSSSTSGSRNFSDVVTDFRPFERWISPHNDMARNNPSRHDVAGGPNSIDMLDAEGNNCEEDEDEIEEW
- the LOC119291033 gene encoding cell cycle checkpoint protein RAD17-like isoform X3 — its product is MTWACQAGSMRQTEELWIDKYKPLSSGELAVHKKKVEDVKNWLEEKLKAPKGTFGGRSLVLTGQAGVGKSATVKAIAAEIGADLCEWTTPVPTLWAELVHANSELEYVSKLEEFENFVNKIRKYSLLSPTSIGSQRKLIIILIDDIPITSGKASFARLGKCLTGLIQTTQIPTVISLTHHHKNEANDTATWNSEELESLLQGAGAHKIVFNPVTISSMKKILLRICKQGGSGTTEELVHQIATSCGGDIRHAIMSLQYYCLNPRRLDSALAISASLSDLKGHATLAPAQDCYGLGSVIHSPCGRDETLTLFHALGKFLHNKRETHVDVNIDLDSFSLKEQLRRNPLKMDVPEMILSQAHGKVRTVADFLHENVVDFIDDDAVDDAWVVMSYLSEADCLLAGSPIASARWTVNESNELENMSQLIAASVAARGVLFGNAHPSPSRWHTIRSPKVWQIERTFRSTKGLILKERFDSSSTSGSRNFSDVVTDFRPFERWISPHNDMARNNPSRHDVAGGPNSIDMLDAEGNNCEEDEDEIEEW